The Gymnodinialimonas sp. 57CJ19 genome includes a window with the following:
- a CDS encoding 3-keto-5-aminohexanoate cleavage protein: MTNPCIICVAITGSVPTQADNPAVPVTIAEQIESTHAAFEAGASIAHCHVRDDAGKPTSDPERFARLKEGLEAHCPGMIVQLSTGGRSGAGAERGGMLPLRPDMASLSVGSNNFPTRVYENPPDLVDWLASEMISHDVKPEIEAFDLSHIVQAARMAADGRLKGPLYVQFVMGVKNAMPADERIFDFYIETLNRLSPTAQWCAAGIGPAQLTVNEWAISRGGHTRAGLEDNIRLDRNTLAPSNAALVERAVDLCAKYDRPVATPAQARTILGLRAVR; the protein is encoded by the coding sequence ATGACCAACCCCTGCATCATCTGTGTCGCGATCACCGGATCTGTGCCGACGCAGGCCGACAATCCCGCCGTGCCTGTCACCATCGCCGAGCAGATCGAAAGCACCCATGCCGCCTTTGAAGCAGGGGCCAGCATTGCCCATTGTCATGTGCGCGATGACGCGGGCAAACCGACCTCGGACCCCGAGCGTTTTGCCCGCCTGAAAGAGGGGCTAGAGGCCCATTGCCCCGGGATGATCGTGCAGCTTTCTACCGGCGGTCGCTCTGGCGCCGGGGCCGAGCGGGGCGGCATGCTGCCGCTTCGCCCCGACATGGCGTCGCTTTCTGTGGGGTCCAACAACTTCCCCACCCGCGTCTACGAAAACCCGCCCGATCTGGTGGATTGGCTGGCGTCCGAGATGATCTCCCACGACGTGAAACCCGAGATTGAGGCCTTCGATCTAAGCCACATTGTCCAGGCCGCACGCATGGCCGCGGACGGTCGGCTCAAAGGGCCGCTCTACGTGCAGTTTGTGATGGGGGTTAAGAACGCGATGCCAGCGGACGAGCGGATTTTTGATTTCTATATCGAGACGCTCAATCGCCTCTCCCCCACCGCCCAATGGTGTGCGGCGGGCATCGGCCCGGCTCAGCTGACGGTGAATGAATGGGCGATCTCTCGCGGCGGGCACACGCGCGCAGGGCTGGAGGACAACATCCGCCTGGACCGCAACACCCTTGCGCCGTCCAACGCAGCGCTGGTGGAGCGAGCCGTGGACCTCTGCGCGAAGTATGACCGACCGGTCGCCACACCGGCCCAGGCACGAACGATTCTGGGCCTTCGCGCGGTACGTTAG